In one window of Nocardia brasiliensis DNA:
- a CDS encoding DUF2277 domain-containing protein, with protein sequence MCRNITALRGLEPAATPEEIQAAALQYVRKVGGLSSISATTKPAVDAAVAEIAAITTRLLEQLPDRKVPPKSVPPLRRPEVQARIRARG encoded by the coding sequence ATGTGTCGAAACATCACGGCCCTGCGTGGGCTGGAACCCGCCGCGACACCGGAGGAGATCCAGGCCGCGGCCCTGCAGTACGTGCGTAAGGTCGGCGGCCTGTCCAGCATCTCCGCCACGACCAAGCCCGCGGTGGACGCGGCCGTCGCCGAGATCGCGGCGATCACCACCCGCCTGCTCGAGCAGCTGCCCGACCGTAAGGTCCCGCCGAAGTCGGTGCCGCCGCTGCGCAGGCCGGAGGTGCAGGCGCGCATCCGCGCGCGCGGCTAG
- a CDS encoding LysR family transcriptional regulator produces the protein MDDLRRVRYFLAVAEHQHFGRAADALHITQPALSQQVKALERELGVELLTRSGRSFVLTPAGVALRAGAQQLLDAAAELAREVRARASGTRGELKVAFTRSGSDSDISQRIRAFRKEFPDITVSTITGWTSWNLDLLESGEIDVAFVRGNIAYPRIHTHLIGMQEAAVVVSREHPLAGRATVENADIIDEPIVLWSRHTGPEFYDELVTHIWGDRTPNLVAEESDAEQVLDSVSTGTGISVLDRKRATRIAHENICVIPFRSNPPRISIRLAWLGEAETPALAQFLAWWRRASD, from the coding sequence GTGGACGATCTGCGCCGGGTTCGTTACTTTCTGGCAGTCGCCGAGCACCAGCATTTCGGGCGGGCGGCCGATGCGTTGCACATCACCCAGCCCGCGCTGTCGCAGCAGGTCAAGGCGCTGGAACGGGAGCTGGGGGTGGAGCTTCTCACGCGTAGTGGCCGTTCTTTCGTGCTGACGCCGGCCGGTGTCGCGCTGCGCGCGGGCGCGCAGCAACTGCTCGACGCGGCCGCCGAGTTGGCGCGCGAGGTTCGGGCGCGAGCCAGCGGCACTAGAGGCGAGCTGAAGGTCGCGTTCACCCGATCGGGCTCCGACAGCGATATATCCCAGCGCATCAGGGCATTCCGCAAGGAATTTCCCGATATCACGGTGTCCACGATTACCGGGTGGACCTCGTGGAATCTCGATCTGCTCGAATCGGGGGAGATCGACGTGGCATTCGTGCGGGGAAATATCGCGTATCCGCGAATTCACACGCATCTGATCGGGATGCAGGAGGCGGCGGTGGTCGTCTCGCGCGAGCACCCCTTGGCCGGGCGCGCCACCGTGGAGAACGCGGACATCATCGACGAGCCGATCGTGCTCTGGTCCCGCCACACCGGCCCGGAGTTCTACGACGAACTGGTCACCCATATCTGGGGCGATCGCACCCCCAATCTGGTCGCCGAGGAATCCGACGCCGAACAGGTCCTCGACTCGGTGTCGACCGGCACCGGCATCAGCGTGCTCGACCGTAAGCGGGCCACCCGGATCGCGCACGAGAACATCTGCGTCATCCCGTTCCGGTCGAACCCGCCGCGGATCTCCATCCGCCTGGCGTGGCTGGGCGAGGCCGAGACCCCCGCGCTCGCGCAGTTCCTGGCATGGTGGCGGCGCGCGAGCGACTAA
- a CDS encoding class I adenylate-forming enzyme family protein has translation MRDPELGGSGSRPAIEFDGRTYTYAELDRAIEQWIARRPDAMSYDASTLPVPDALICVCAAARRGVPVFVENPAARPTRSELPAAAFLLVTTSGSTGLPRPLARTAASWYDSFPAFTEITGVTAADRVLITGPLHATMHLFGALHALWLGACVTDDPARATVVHAVPAVLREVVRAAPALRTAIVAGIALDEGARAAATGLELIEYYGSAEVSLVAARRVPQPLRLLDGVEAEIRDGLLYVRTPYRVLGAPEWFGVGDLAELGPERALTVRGRGTSAINVGGTTVLAEDVERVLGAIDGVVAVAVIGAPHAVLGEIVTAAVQLDGDVEIAAVRAQARRVLLKEAMPRRWVPLPELPRTAAGKVARGELKDLLA, from the coding sequence GTGCGTGATCCGGAACTCGGTGGCTCCGGTTCCCGGCCTGCCATCGAATTCGACGGCCGCACTTACACTTACGCCGAACTGGACCGGGCGATCGAACAGTGGATCGCGCGGCGCCCCGATGCGATGAGCTACGACGCGTCGACACTGCCGGTGCCGGACGCGCTGATCTGCGTGTGCGCGGCAGCGCGCCGCGGCGTGCCGGTGTTCGTCGAGAACCCCGCCGCCCGCCCGACCCGCTCCGAGCTGCCCGCCGCTGCTTTCCTTCTGGTGACGACCTCGGGTTCCACCGGCCTGCCGCGGCCGCTGGCCAGGACCGCTGCCTCCTGGTACGACAGCTTTCCCGCGTTCACCGAGATCACCGGTGTCACCGCCGCGGATCGGGTGCTCATCACCGGTCCACTGCACGCGACCATGCACCTGTTCGGCGCGCTGCACGCGCTGTGGCTCGGTGCCTGCGTCACCGATGATCCGGCACGGGCCACAGTGGTGCACGCCGTGCCCGCGGTGCTGCGCGAGGTGGTGCGTGCGGCGCCCGCGCTGCGCACGGCGATCGTCGCGGGGATCGCCCTGGACGAGGGCGCGCGTGCCGCGGCGACAGGCCTCGAGTTGATCGAGTACTACGGCTCGGCCGAGGTGTCGCTCGTCGCGGCCCGGCGCGTGCCGCAGCCGCTGCGCCTGCTCGACGGTGTCGAGGCCGAGATCCGTGACGGATTGCTCTACGTGCGCACCCCGTATCGGGTGTTGGGCGCGCCGGAATGGTTCGGCGTCGGCGATCTCGCGGAGCTCGGGCCCGAGCGCGCGCTCACGGTCCGGGGCCGCGGCACGTCCGCGATCAACGTGGGCGGCACCACCGTGCTCGCCGAGGACGTCGAGCGGGTGCTCGGCGCGATCGACGGGGTCGTCGCCGTCGCGGTGATCGGCGCGCCGCATGCCGTGCTCGGCGAAATCGTCACGGCCGCAGTGCAGCTCGATGGCGATGTGGAGATTGCCGCGGTGCGTGCGCAGGCCCGCCGGGTCCTGCTGAAGGAGGCGATGCCGCGGCGCTGGGTGCCGCTGCCGGAGCTACCGCGTACGGCTGCCGGCAAGGTGGCTCGGGGTGAGCTGAAAGACTTGCTGGCATGA
- a CDS encoding AMP-binding protein — translation MSELLAARIAGRVAAAGAAIAIESSSERVGYGEFWDRVVRTAAGLHGMNRVAVLPTSDVESLVVVTAACYSGVSVVLLHRHLMPDQLTRVLALTKPGAVVAAAGQHRRLRKMGFAGPIRTAAELAGSGPSGRARPETELLVGITSGTTGAPKLFVRDQRSWASTLDRSDATFDIGAGDRVAAPGVLDHTHFLYGALHALTRGATVDLRPVMTALNDGATHLYSVPTIAWDVVRSGTAALPGVREVLSSAARWPRPGRQALRAVLPNATLVHFYGASELSFVSFDRGLGAADENSVGELFDGVDAEIRDGLVFVRSDMLFDGYLTEDGIVGGPVDGWMSVGDRGAVRGNRLWLFGRESEMLIRAGLNVEPAAIEAALTALPGVSEAACVGIPDARMGQAPAAAIVLGAHAPSLDAIWRHLRATLPSPSIPVQVRVLDRLPRTPRGKLDRSGLMKVFAPQEDTVG, via the coding sequence ATGAGTGAGCTGCTCGCCGCGCGGATCGCGGGCCGTGTCGCCGCTGCCGGGGCAGCGATCGCGATCGAGTCCAGTAGCGAACGGGTCGGGTACGGAGAGTTCTGGGATCGGGTCGTCCGGACCGCCGCGGGGCTGCACGGCATGAATCGTGTTGCCGTGCTGCCGACTTCGGATGTCGAGTCACTGGTTGTCGTCACGGCGGCGTGCTACAGCGGGGTGAGCGTCGTGCTGCTGCACCGGCACCTGATGCCGGACCAGCTGACCAGGGTGCTCGCGCTGACGAAACCCGGTGCGGTGGTCGCCGCCGCCGGGCAGCACCGGCGGCTGCGGAAGATGGGTTTCGCCGGTCCCATCCGGACCGCGGCCGAGCTGGCCGGGTCCGGCCCGTCAGGACGGGCGCGCCCGGAGACGGAATTGCTGGTCGGCATCACCTCCGGTACCACCGGCGCGCCGAAGCTGTTCGTCCGTGACCAACGTTCCTGGGCCAGCACCCTCGACCGATCCGACGCCACCTTCGACATCGGGGCCGGCGACCGGGTCGCGGCGCCCGGCGTGCTCGATCACACCCACTTTCTGTACGGGGCGCTGCACGCGCTCACCCGCGGCGCGACGGTGGATCTGCGCCCGGTCATGACCGCGCTGAACGACGGTGCGACACACCTGTATTCGGTGCCGACCATCGCCTGGGACGTGGTGCGCTCGGGTACCGCGGCGCTGCCCGGCGTCCGGGAGGTGCTCTCCTCGGCGGCGCGCTGGCCGCGCCCCGGCAGGCAGGCGCTGCGGGCGGTGCTGCCGAACGCGACGCTGGTGCACTTCTACGGCGCGTCCGAGCTGAGCTTCGTGTCGTTCGATCGCGGGCTCGGCGCCGCCGACGAGAACTCGGTCGGCGAGCTGTTCGACGGCGTCGACGCCGAGATCAGGGACGGCCTGGTATTCGTCCGCAGCGACATGCTTTTCGACGGGTATCTCACCGAGGACGGGATCGTCGGCGGTCCGGTGGACGGCTGGATGTCGGTGGGCGATCGCGGCGCGGTGCGCGGAAATCGCCTGTGGCTCTTCGGTCGTGAGAGCGAGATGCTGATCCGGGCCGGACTGAACGTGGAACCCGCCGCCATCGAGGCGGCACTCACCGCACTGCCCGGGGTCAGCGAGGCCGCGTGCGTCGGCATCCCCGATGCCAGGATGGGGCAGGCCCCGGCCGCCGCGATCGTCCTCGGCGCGCACGCGCCGAGTCTGGACGCGATCTGGCGGCATCTGCGCGCCACGTTGCCGAGCCCGAGCATTCCGGTGCAGGTCCGCGTCCTGGACCGCCTGCCGCGCACGCCGCGCGGCAAGCTCGATCGGTCGGGGCTCATGAAAGTTTTTGCCCCGCAAGAAGACACCGTCGGCTAG
- a CDS encoding energy-coupling factor transporter transmembrane component T family protein → MIGLYRPGNSLLHRLPAGAKLLLLIAAIVAATVLARNPIQVGIAGLVVAGLFALARIPWRVAVAQLRPVVWMLLIIAAFQVLITSPARAVVVCGVLLISVALAALVTLTTRVSDLLDTVTRALGPLRRVGIDPERVGLLLALAIRCVPLLAGIVHEVAEARRARGLQWSMTALATPVLVRALRTADAMGEALAARGVDDE, encoded by the coding sequence ATGATCGGGCTGTACCGGCCGGGGAACTCGCTGCTGCACCGGCTGCCCGCAGGCGCGAAACTGCTGCTGCTCATCGCGGCCATCGTCGCGGCAACGGTGTTGGCGCGCAACCCGATTCAGGTCGGGATCGCCGGGCTCGTGGTGGCCGGGTTGTTCGCGCTGGCACGCATCCCGTGGCGCGTCGCGGTGGCGCAGCTGCGGCCCGTGGTGTGGATGTTGTTGATCATCGCGGCGTTTCAGGTGTTGATCACCTCGCCGGCCCGTGCGGTGGTGGTGTGCGGTGTGCTGCTGATCTCGGTGGCGCTCGCGGCGCTGGTCACGCTGACCACCCGGGTGAGCGACCTGCTCGATACCGTGACCAGGGCGCTGGGGCCGCTGCGCCGGGTCGGCATCGATCCGGAACGGGTCGGACTGCTGCTGGCGCTGGCCATCCGCTGTGTGCCGTTGCTGGCCGGGATCGTGCACGAGGTGGCCGAGGCGCGCCGGGCCAGGGGCCTGCAGTGGTCGATGACGGCGCTGGCCACGCCGGTACTGGTGCGCGCGTTGCGCACCGCCGACGCCATGGGTGAGGCACTGGCCGCGAGAGGAGTCGACGATGAGTGA
- a CDS encoding thiolase family protein: MNRRPVIVAPRRTPIGNAGHGFATLTTTDLAAPVLRDVVATLRGGGVDTPIDDVVLGNCLGPGGDPARIAALRAGLGTEVPGVTVDRQCGSGLDAVLQAALRVRGGGDELVLAGGVESASTAPWRFWPPVAGADPVRYTRAPFAPQGFPDPDMGVAADELARVRGISRARQDAYAARSHTLAAAADFSAELVPIGDVRRDERIRPGMTEARLARLRPSFGAEGTATAGNSCGISDGAAVVAVTTEAGAAGLPALRVLGSAVAGSDPALPGLGPVPAIRKLLRRTGVGIADLEIVEITEAFASVVLAVSDELGLDEARICPQGGAIAMGHPWGASGAILLVRLAAQMLRPDGPALGLAACAIGGGQGIAMLVERAS; this comes from the coding sequence ATGAACCGTCGACCCGTCATCGTCGCGCCGCGGCGCACACCGATCGGCAACGCCGGGCACGGGTTCGCCACCCTGACCACGACCGACCTCGCCGCGCCCGTGCTGCGGGACGTGGTCGCGACCCTGCGCGGCGGGGGCGTGGACACGCCGATCGATGATGTCGTGCTCGGCAACTGTCTCGGCCCCGGCGGCGATCCGGCCCGGATCGCCGCACTGCGGGCCGGTCTCGGCACCGAGGTCCCCGGCGTCACCGTCGACCGGCAGTGCGGGTCCGGGTTGGACGCGGTGCTGCAGGCGGCGCTGCGGGTTCGCGGTGGGGGCGACGAGCTCGTCCTGGCCGGCGGTGTGGAGTCGGCGAGCACCGCGCCGTGGCGGTTCTGGCCGCCGGTCGCGGGCGCCGACCCGGTGCGCTACACCCGTGCTCCCTTTGCGCCGCAAGGATTTCCGGACCCGGACATGGGTGTCGCGGCCGACGAGCTCGCGCGCGTGCGCGGGATCAGCCGCGCGCGACAGGACGCCTACGCGGCGCGCTCGCACACCCTGGCCGCGGCGGCGGACTTCTCGGCCGAGCTGGTGCCGATCGGCGACGTGCGGCGCGACGAACGGATTCGACCCGGCATGACCGAGGCGCGACTGGCGCGGCTGCGACCGAGCTTCGGCGCCGAGGGGACGGCCACCGCGGGCAACTCGTGCGGGATCTCCGACGGCGCCGCGGTGGTCGCGGTCACCACCGAGGCCGGTGCGGCCGGACTGCCCGCGCTGCGCGTCCTCGGGTCAGCGGTGGCCGGGTCCGATCCCGCGCTGCCCGGGCTCGGTCCGGTGCCCGCGATCCGGAAGCTGTTGCGGCGCACCGGTGTCGGCATCGCGGACCTGGAGATCGTGGAGATCACCGAGGCGTTCGCGTCCGTGGTGCTCGCCGTGTCGGACGAACTCGGCCTCGACGAGGCGAGGATCTGCCCGCAGGGCGGTGCGATCGCCATGGGGCATCCCTGGGGCGCCTCCGGCGCGATCCTGCTGGTGCGCTTGGCCGCTCAGATGCTGCGACCGGACGGCCCGGCGCTCGGACTCGCGGCCTGCGCCATCGGCGGCGGGCAGGGGATCGCGATGCTGGTGGAGCGGGCGTCATGA
- a CDS encoding biotin transporter BioY: MDGVEDPRRSRVGISARDMAQIAVFAALIAAMGLPGAITVGFSGVPITVQTLGVILAGAVLGARKGTAAVLVFIALTMIGLPLLSGGRTGLTAMSGPSAGYLIGWVPAALVIGLLTARILPKYPIVLGLLINALGGLVVIYLFGTLGLLLRTDLDVRHAISTNFAFIPGDLAKAVVASVVAKGVHRAYPGLIRA; encoded by the coding sequence GTGGACGGTGTCGAGGACCCTCGGAGGTCGAGGGTCGGTATTTCCGCGCGGGACATGGCGCAGATCGCGGTCTTCGCGGCGCTGATCGCGGCGATGGGCCTGCCCGGCGCCATCACCGTCGGATTCAGCGGCGTGCCGATCACGGTGCAGACGCTGGGCGTGATTCTGGCGGGCGCGGTGCTCGGGGCGCGCAAGGGCACGGCCGCGGTGCTGGTCTTCATCGCGCTGACCATGATCGGCCTGCCGCTGCTGTCCGGCGGGCGCACCGGATTGACCGCGATGTCCGGGCCGAGCGCCGGATATCTGATCGGCTGGGTTCCCGCCGCGCTGGTCATCGGCCTGCTCACCGCGCGCATCCTGCCGAAGTACCCGATCGTGCTCGGGCTGCTGATCAACGCCCTCGGCGGACTCGTGGTGATCTACCTGTTCGGCACCCTCGGCCTGCTGCTGCGGACCGACCTCGACGTCCGGCACGCGATCTCGACCAATTTCGCGTTCATTCCCGGTGATCTGGCCAAGGCGGTCGTCGCCTCCGTCGTCGCGAAGGGCGTGCACCGCGCGTACCCCGGGCTGATCCGTGCGTGA
- a CDS encoding helix-turn-helix domain-containing protein, producing the protein MASAAATLLAHPAGAGSAAELAARAHLSTSRFLHLFAAQSGTSFRRYRLWARVLSVGRAVSKGTDLTTAAMAAGFASPSHLTDTFHTMFGLSPSRLLPGTRLVVLD; encoded by the coding sequence ATGGCGAGCGCCGCCGCGACATTGCTCGCGCATCCGGCCGGAGCCGGCTCGGCAGCGGAACTCGCCGCGCGAGCCCACCTTTCGACCTCGCGCTTCCTGCACCTGTTCGCCGCCCAGTCCGGTACCAGCTTTCGCCGCTACCGGCTCTGGGCGCGCGTCCTCTCGGTCGGGCGGGCCGTCTCGAAGGGCACCGACCTGACCACCGCCGCCATGGCAGCCGGCTTCGCCAGTCCCTCCCACCTGACCGACACGTTCCACACCATGTTCGGCCTGTCGCCCTCGCGGCTGCTGCCGGGGACGCGGCTCGTCGTGCTCGACTGA
- a CDS encoding fused (3R)-hydroxyacyl-ACP dehydratase subunits HadA/HadB, whose protein sequence is MTEAAFDVAGLVGYHYRADDYYEVGREKIREYARAVQDFHPAHWSEDAADELGYTGLIAPTTFISIAAMLANRRLFETVITGYDGFVQTDQVFEMYQPVVTGDRLVGDVELEAVRRVAGKDLLTVKNTFSDQSGRVMQVMQVMHTTVVGLTAEDVADGIGAAIERVIMHGIEVFARITDSAPTPEPQASTPVASILSDVSRTRLPHTALRFEDLAIGTELPVRTTRLTRGDLVNYAGVAGDANPIHWHDDVAALTGLPDVIAHGMLTMGLGAGFVTGWLGDPGALTRYGVRLSNYTVVAARNVGVIEFTGRVKSLDPKTRSAVIAIIAKSGGRKIFGLATAEVRLR, encoded by the coding sequence GTGACAGAAGCAGCGTTCGACGTGGCCGGTTTGGTCGGGTACCACTACCGGGCCGACGACTACTACGAGGTCGGCCGGGAGAAGATCCGCGAATACGCGCGGGCGGTACAGGATTTCCATCCCGCGCACTGGAGCGAGGACGCGGCCGACGAGCTCGGCTACACCGGCCTGATCGCGCCGACCACGTTCATCTCGATCGCGGCCATGCTCGCCAACCGCAGGCTCTTCGAAACCGTGATCACCGGCTACGACGGGTTCGTGCAGACCGACCAGGTCTTCGAGATGTACCAGCCGGTGGTCACCGGCGACCGGCTGGTCGGCGACGTCGAACTCGAGGCGGTGCGCCGGGTCGCGGGCAAGGACCTGCTCACCGTCAAGAACACCTTCTCCGACCAGTCCGGCCGGGTCATGCAGGTCATGCAGGTCATGCACACCACGGTGGTCGGCCTCACCGCCGAAGACGTCGCCGACGGCATCGGCGCGGCGATCGAGCGGGTGATCATGCACGGCATCGAGGTGTTCGCCCGCATCACCGATTCCGCGCCGACGCCCGAGCCGCAGGCGAGCACCCCGGTCGCGTCGATTCTGTCCGATGTGAGCCGAACCAGGTTGCCGCACACCGCGCTTCGATTCGAAGACCTCGCCATCGGCACGGAGCTGCCCGTCCGGACCACCCGGCTCACGCGCGGCGACCTGGTGAACTACGCCGGGGTGGCCGGTGACGCCAACCCGATCCACTGGCACGACGACGTCGCCGCACTCACCGGACTGCCGGACGTGATCGCGCACGGCATGCTCACCATGGGCCTCGGCGCGGGCTTCGTCACCGGCTGGCTCGGCGACCCGGGCGCGCTGACCCGCTACGGCGTCCGCCTGTCCAACTACACCGTCGTCGCGGCCCGCAACGTCGGCGTCATCGAATTCACCGGCCGGGTCAAGTCGCTGGACCCCAAGACCCGCAGCGCCGTCATCGCGATCATCGCGAAGTCGGGCGGGCGCAAGATCTTCGGCCTCGCCACGGCCGAGGTCCGCCTCCGCTGA
- a CDS encoding energy-coupling factor ABC transporter ATP-binding protein has translation MTEIVFDNVGHAFGERKVLRGIDLRITERRVGIIGANGSGKSTLARMINGLLTPTSGTVTVDGVDAARKGAQVRRKVGFVFTDPDTQIVMPTVAEDLAFSLRRSGLSKQEVAARVREVLLRFRLDQHADHPSHLLSGGQKQLLAIGAVLIRRPQVIIADEPTTLLDLRNARVVADALDAIDQQVIVVTHQLALLDGFERVIVIDDGLVAFDGTPAAAVPAYRALVE, from the coding sequence ATGACCGAGATCGTGTTCGACAACGTCGGTCATGCCTTCGGTGAGCGAAAAGTGTTGCGCGGCATCGACCTGCGCATCACCGAGCGCCGGGTCGGCATCATCGGGGCGAACGGGTCTGGCAAATCGACGCTGGCGCGCATGATCAACGGCCTGCTCACGCCCACCTCGGGCACGGTGACCGTCGACGGCGTGGACGCCGCGCGCAAGGGCGCACAGGTGCGGCGCAAGGTCGGCTTCGTCTTCACCGATCCCGACACCCAGATCGTGATGCCGACGGTGGCCGAGGATCTCGCGTTCTCGCTGCGCCGATCCGGGCTGAGCAAGCAGGAGGTCGCCGCGCGCGTGCGCGAGGTGCTGCTGCGATTCCGGCTGGACCAGCACGCCGACCATCCCTCGCACCTGTTGTCCGGCGGGCAGAAGCAGCTGCTGGCCATCGGCGCGGTGCTGATCCGCAGGCCGCAGGTGATCATCGCGGACGAGCCGACGACGCTGCTCGATCTGCGCAATGCCAGGGTGGTCGCCGACGCGCTCGACGCGATCGACCAGCAGGTGATCGTGGTGACCCATCAGCTCGCGCTGCTGGACGGATTCGAGCGGGTCATCGTGATCGACGACGGGCTGGTGGCTTTCGACGGAACCCCCGCGGCGGCGGTACCCGCCTACCGGGCGCTGGTCGAATGA
- a CDS encoding nucleotidyl transferase AbiEii/AbiGii toxin family protein, whose amino-acid sequence MSAIIGTFGDAAKLVATVYLGAAQIHTFPIDLSIRTTLACDTDRVAPTPTLHIPDVAELPQFRCLSLADQIADKIAAMYEVHGTNATPSTRWHDLVDLLLIIARFPFDAAKTTRALHIQQERRDHLTLPAAITRPGPQRGTAYPKQAHTSSLPAELHQLDTALATLGRCLNQLLDQSITTGTWNPATRQWDA is encoded by the coding sequence CTGAGTGCAATTATTGGCACCTTCGGCGACGCCGCCAAACTCGTCGCAACGGTCTACCTCGGCGCAGCCCAGATCCACACCTTCCCGATCGACCTGTCCATCCGAACCACACTGGCCTGCGACACCGACCGAGTCGCCCCGACACCCACCCTCCACATCCCCGACGTCGCCGAACTCCCCCAGTTCCGCTGCCTGTCACTAGCGGATCAAATCGCCGACAAAATCGCCGCCATGTACGAGGTCCACGGCACCAACGCCACCCCCTCCACTCGCTGGCACGACCTTGTCGACCTCCTGCTCATCATCGCCAGATTCCCCTTCGATGCCGCCAAAACCACACGGGCACTACACATTCAGCAAGAACGACGCGACCACCTCACGCTGCCGGCCGCCATCACCCGCCCCGGCCCCCAACGGGGCACCGCCTACCCCAAGCAAGCACACACCAGCTCCCTGCCCGCCGAGCTACACCAGCTCGACACCGCGCTGGCCACCCTCGGCCGATGCTTGAACCAACTACTCGATCAATCCATCACCACTGGCACCTGGAACCCCGCCACCAGACAGTGGGACGCCTAG
- a CDS encoding M1 family metallopeptidase, whose protein sequence is MLRSVSTRAVPLLVAAALIANGGTAAAAPLTGIGDPNFPKIGSAAYDVSHYSIDLKFDPSSGRLSGSTTITAKAKQDLKAGSAIGFDFLLQTQSVLIDNKAAKYKLGQDKLAVTLPANLAVGAEFTTVVAYNDIPSRVANAAGARNWVENPNGALISNEPFSAEWWYPSNDHPTDKATYAVSVLAPEQLDVLSNGVETSVTQNIPGWKRHNWLSKNPQMTYATYLAIGKYERGGQGAGTPARPNLTAYATDLDPTVRANAKASIERTPEIVDWLSSQLTPYPFESTGGVVDAKMGGFALETQTIPTYTDGFFKRGKNDSVVVHENAHQWFGDSTSVATWKDGWLNEGFASYMEYLWSEHNGTGTAAEIADYAYATSTRINWDVVLTDPGPGNVLPAELYSRGALAIQAFRSALGDDDVFYRMLREWLNKYKFGNAKVTDFIAMADAVTGRSTSALFKTWLTDKGKPAYKPSDATFDGGKRGGAPRSAVPAPPKPKAWDDLYSVVTAKQ, encoded by the coding sequence GTGTTGCGCTCTGTATCGACAAGAGCCGTTCCGCTCCTGGTCGCGGCGGCCCTGATCGCGAACGGCGGCACGGCCGCCGCGGCGCCGTTGACCGGGATCGGTGATCCCAATTTCCCGAAGATCGGCAGTGCCGCGTACGACGTTTCCCACTACAGCATCGACCTGAAGTTCGACCCGTCCTCCGGTCGGCTGTCCGGGTCGACGACGATCACGGCGAAGGCCAAGCAGGACTTGAAGGCAGGCTCCGCGATCGGATTCGACTTCCTCTTGCAGACCCAGTCGGTGCTGATCGACAACAAGGCCGCCAAATACAAACTGGGCCAAGACAAGCTGGCCGTGACGCTGCCCGCTAACCTGGCCGTCGGCGCCGAGTTCACCACCGTGGTCGCCTACAACGACATCCCGTCCCGGGTGGCCAACGCCGCGGGCGCGCGCAACTGGGTGGAGAACCCCAACGGCGCGTTGATCTCCAACGAGCCCTTCTCGGCCGAATGGTGGTACCCGAGCAACGATCACCCCACCGACAAGGCGACCTACGCGGTGTCGGTGCTCGCGCCCGAGCAGCTCGACGTGCTCTCCAACGGCGTGGAAACCAGTGTGACGCAGAATATTCCGGGGTGGAAGCGGCACAACTGGCTCAGCAAGAACCCGCAGATGACCTACGCCACCTACCTCGCGATCGGCAAGTACGAGCGCGGCGGACAGGGCGCGGGCACGCCCGCCCGGCCCAATCTGACCGCCTACGCGACCGACCTGGATCCGACCGTGCGGGCCAACGCCAAGGCGAGCATCGAGCGCACTCCCGAGATCGTCGATTGGCTGTCGAGTCAGCTCACGCCGTATCCGTTCGAATCCACCGGTGGTGTGGTGGACGCGAAGATGGGCGGCTTCGCGCTGGAGACCCAGACCATCCCCACCTACACCGACGGGTTCTTCAAGCGCGGCAAGAACGATTCGGTCGTGGTGCACGAGAACGCCCATCAGTGGTTCGGCGATTCGACCTCGGTGGCCACCTGGAAAGACGGTTGGTTGAACGAAGGGTTCGCCAGCTACATGGAATACCTGTGGTCGGAGCACAACGGCACCGGCACGGCGGCCGAAATCGCCGATTACGCCTACGCCACCTCGACCCGGATCAATTGGGATGTCGTGCTGACCGATCCGGGGCCGGGCAATGTGCTGCCCGCCGAGCTGTACAGCCGCGGCGCCCTGGCCATCCAGGCCTTCCGCAGTGCGCTCGGTGACGACGATGTCTTCTACCGGATGCTGCGCGAATGGCTGAACAAGTACAAGTTCGGCAATGCCAAGGTCACCGACTTCATCGCGATGGCCGACGCCGTCACCGGACGCAGCACGAGCGCCCTGTTCAAGACCTGGCTGACCGATAAGGGCAAGCCGGCCTACAAGCCCTCGGACGCGACGTTCGACGGCGGCAAGCGGGGCGGCGCGCCGCGCTCGGCCGTCCCGGCGCCGCCGAAGCCCAAGGCGTGGGACGACCTGTACTCGGTCGTGACCGCGAAGCAGTAA